The following nucleotide sequence is from Drosophila kikkawai strain 14028-0561.14 chromosome 2L, DkikHiC1v2, whole genome shotgun sequence.
AACAGTGTGGCAGATGAAAATGTTGCATTCAACCTAAAAAATCCCAACAAGTtgaaatttcctaaaaaatccagAATTCCAATTTTCATCGGATAATCAGCGGATTTCCAGAAAAAGTTAAGAAACTAAATATTtcagtaaatataaaaacaacaatcggtattttttaattaaaaataaatatataccgTGACTTTTTCCCAAATACTGATATTGCGATAGTTTGCAATTAAGTATGACCGTAGATAGTTTCGAAATGCGcactttttaaaatagaaaagagGAATTTCGTGAAATATATTCCAAATTTTGACCAAAATCcacttcatattttttaaatatgcttCAACTCTTGTTTCGTCTTcttttattatacaaaaacTGTACAAGTCGCATTTATCACAGTGAAAACTGAagattgttttttaaatgaaataaaatttaactaaGCAAAAATAGAGATGGTAACTGGGGGATGTTGCTTAAAACTATAACTATACAAAAATGATttagttcttcttcttcttcttgtctGGCTGGGCCAAGCCTTGAGTTTCTTGGTATTGGCGGACGATCTGTTCTTGGATATCTGGAAGGCAGGGCGAGTACCGAGAGTACTCCATGGTGAACTCACCCTTGCCCTGGGTACTCGATctgaaaaacacaacaaaatatcaattaatatAATTGTGATTTAAACTTTACTTTATCCCCTCACCTCAGCTCGCCGGCATAGCCAAACATATCATTGAGAGGCACCTCAGCATAGACCGTGAACCAGCCTTCGGTTCCCTCTGTGCCGGTGATAATGCCATGCCTCTTGCTCAGATGACCCATCACAGCGCCCTGGAACTCCTCGGGAGCGGTGACTTCCACCAGCATAATGGGTTCCAAGATCTGCCAGCTGCCATTTTGGAAGACATCCTTGATGGCTCCATGGGCGGCCAACATGAAGGCCAGCTCACTGGAGTCCACGATGTGGTGACCACCATCCTGAAGGCGGAACCGAATGCCAGATAGCTTGTGGCCCGAGAGCATACCCTTCTCAGCCATTTCTCGGTAGCCTAAAAAGCATAAAAGTTAAGtctcaaaataaaattcaaaatattgaAGTACTCACCCTTTTCCACGCCAGGCACAAATTGTTTTGGCACATTTGTGCCCACAGTTTCGTCCACAAACTCCAGGAGGGTATTTTGATTGGGCGGCAGTGGCTCCATGACTCCAATAATTCTGGCATATTGACCCGATCCTCCAGACTGTTTCTTATGCAGATAATCAAACTCACAGGGTCCAACCAGCGTCTCCCTAAATGCCACCTTAGGCTTACCCAGCGTCACTGGGCAGCCGTACTCCCTCTCCATACGCTGGGCATAGATCTCCAAGTGCAGTTCACCCATTCCAGAGACAAGGGTTTCCTTGACATCGTTATCGAAAAAGAAGTGGAAGGTGGGATCCTCTTTGGTGAATCTCGCAATGGCCTTTGAGAAGTTATCCCTGTCCTTGGAGTTGTTTGGTTTGATGGCCATTGAAACCACAGGTTCTGGCACAAAAATGGATTCCATGGCCAGATTGTCCTTGGGATTGGTAGTGAAGGTGTCACCAGAGGCGCAATCCACTCCAAATAGAGCGAAAATATCGCCGGCATAGACCTCGTTGACATCCTCCATTTGGTTGGAGTGAAGGCGAACGAGGCGAGCGATACGCACCTTCTTGTTGGTGCGAGCATTGAAGATGTTGTCGCCCTTCTTTAGCACACCCTGGTAGCACCTGAGGTAGGTCAGTTGTCCAAATCGTCCCGCTTCCAGTTTGAAGGCCAAGCCCACAAACGAATCCTTGCCATCGCGAGCCGGGTTCAAGACTATCTTCTCTGGTTCTTGTCCCTCCTTTTCGATGAAGCCCAGATTCTCCACCTCTCCGGGATGGGGCAGGTAATCCAGTACAGCGTCCAGCAGGGGCTGAACACCCTTGTTTTTCAGGGCAGTTCCCACCAACACCGGCGTAAAGGTCCTTTTGATGCAGGTTCGCCGCAAGGCAGCTCTCATGTCATCCTCCGTGAAGGGTTTCTCCTCCAGGAAGAACTCCCCGAACGTGTCATCGGCATTGGAGAGATGCTCAATGAGTTCCTGCCTCCTCTCCTGGCTCTCCACACGCATATCCTGAGGGATTTCGTCCAGCCGCACATTCATGCCATGTTCGCCGTCGAAATATATGGCACGTTCCCTTACCAAATCCACAATTCCCTTGCAGTTGCTCTCCACCCCAATGGGCAGTTGGATAAACGCAGCATTATGATTCATTTTGGACCTCATTTGCGACAGGACTCTGTAGGGATTCGAGCCCAGGCGATCCAGTTTGTTGATAAAAGCCAGACACGGGACATTGTATCGCTTCATCTGCCTGTTGACGGTCAGGGTTTGGCTCTGAACTCCACCGACGGCGCAAAGAACCAGCACGGCGCCGTCTAGAACGCGAAGAGCACGCTCCACTTCCACGGTAAAGTCCACATGTCCCGGTGTATCAATGATATTGATATTGGTGTCCTTCCACAGGGTGTAGGTGGCCGCCGACTGGATGGTGATGCCGCGCTGCCGCTCCAGCTCCATGCTGTCCATGGTGGCACCGACATTGTCCTTGCCCCGCACCTCGTGCATCTCAGCAATCCGGCCCGTGTAGAAGAGTATCCTCTCCGTCAGAGTCGTCTTACCACTGTCTATATGCGCCGATATGCCTATATTTCGGATCTTCTCGATCGGCTTGTGCTCCGAGAACTTGGCATGCGAGCTGTAGCCGGCCTGCAAggtaatatattaattttatttgcttttcttACAATTACATAACGAGCCGTTGGTTTTTGGCTCGTTTTTCTTTGTTCAACTTACTTTGCCCAGAGTTTCCAATGCCCTTACGCGCAGGGCATGGTTCCCGGTCAGCAATCGTGTAATTAGCGACATCCTGgctagtttttaattaataaatctggatttaattaaaaaacacgCGCACGAGGGGACAGTTACCAAACCAGTGTGACCAGTGCGGAGACCGCCAAAATATACCATCATGTGGCTTCAAATATACTaaataaggaaataataaTAGGGCTGCATATAATACCGTTAATTTCAAATAGGTTTGTTTGCAAAGTATTAAGtgtacttttaattaaaaattaaagataatcattatttaaatttaaatttctttgaatgcaaataattattttaaataattggaAAATGATCCAAGAAATCTtaccaagaaaaaaatatattttaattttttttgaaccctttattattattacctaCTAACTAAATATGCAAAAAgaagctttatattttatttatattattatattatatttatcttatattttatattaatttatgaaatttcatCAATTTTTTCATAGACAAAGaatcaatatttttgttatacatctcaccttaaattaaacaattaaaaccaaGCACTTCCCctctcaaaataattaaactttattgtatatattacatttatatttcaacaAATTCCTTTAGTAGGGAGGTAATACGATTACAAGATTGGTTTTCGGAGTTATCTCTTTGATATGTTGACAGGCAATTCATTTGTTGTGCCACATCGCACATTTCGGATGTTTTATATACGCAAAATGGGACGGTTGGTGGTACATACAGACATCATGGGTTTTAATATGGATTATAGACACACACAGATATACATAATTGTTATACAGGTACACGAATTTATGCTAAAAATGTAGTTAAATCATTGACTCAAACGGATGTTTCTGTTGGTGTAAGATATCCACGCCACAATTGCTTCGACGTATTAAATTTTGGGTTCTGCAATggtgaaattttaaattaataattataaaacataGATTTGGAATGCCAAATAATAACCTAGACTGACTCTTATCTATTTACGTACAGCTTAAATCAGGGAAATATGTAAAGATGCACAATACAGACGTCTAACACGATGCTAATAGAGCTATGAAGGCTTTGATTTTTTGAAAACAGAGTTTGAAGAGTATCAAAAAtagttgcatttatttacattttaaaatctataaattttgAAACTTCAAACTCTGTTTCGCAATCATTATGAACGGATTTGGTGCTATTTATATGAACGTTCAGAGATATAGATTTGGGAGCAGTAGGTGCCACACTCAACACACTCACAACTATTCACAAAATACACTGAGAACGAACGATGCAAAATACCAAAGTAACAAAATGAAAGATAGAGGGattcagttttttgttttctttttttgtttagcaatttatttaatatttgttatatttttgtatatatattttgtatattttacttgtgtttgttttggttaaggtgtgtgtgtttggtttCAAACTTAGTGTTAggcataaaatataatacaaattgtttACAGCTTTGTCTTGGCTAGGCTAAATGATACTCCCCTTCTTAAACAACCCGCGCCCCCCAAGATATATCCCATCAGATCACAGTTCAATATAAACCCCACATATAGCTAACCAAGTCAAAGTCAGGGAATGGGAATTGTGTAGTTGGAAAAACATCGGCTTACCGATGGAGATTCTGTTCTGTGGCTTCTTCTCGCTACCCTAGTCTTTGTCTTTGTCTTCGGAATTGACTCTATAAAATTCGTTTCAAAAGTGTATATTTGGAGTGGTTTTTGGTTGTCGTTATTAAATAAGTAATACTTGTATATAACTGGTACCtgagcccaaaaaaaaaactcaaatgCAAACAACCCTCTACTGGCACACCTACAAATCGTCCTCTGGAAAAACTACTACGATATTAGAGATACATATAGTAAATAGAGATTATGATACGGCGGCTGTGAATGACCAACTACAAATACATATAGATGTGTGTGGCTGTGCGTGGGTTCTTTGTGCTTTTGTTCCgcttggatttggatttggatctGGATCTGGATCCTCCTTAGACGGGCGTTATGTTGGCCGGGCCCGGCAcctgggaggaggaggatcctTCAAGCCTGGCCGCTGCCTCCTTGCAATTGCTTATCTGttggggctgctgctgcggctgctgcggctgctgctgtgctcCCGCCGGATTCGTCATGGCTTCACTGTACTCATCCGCCTCGTGCATGGGCGAAAGGCGTGGCGAGAGAGTGGCATTCGGGGGCGCACTGTTGAGAGTTGGAGGCATGAGGGGAATGCGAAGACGAGCATGaatgatttaatatatttttaaaaataattatataattaaaataatacaaattaataaataaattaaaataaaatgtttatgaatttgtttttaattgaaaaagtacaaaattaaaaatgctgtTAAGTGAACTATGTATAATTATGATGATTTTGTAATCCACATATGTGGACTttcaatgattttaaaatctttttctagaaatatgttcattttttttatacatttttaagatcAAGTAGCTCTGGGCCTTTATAATTTAGGAAAATTAGttatatgaaataattatcCTTGGAGTATatcattttcttatttaatctTTCTAAGCAAGCGagcctttaattttataataaagatAATACCCAATTTGGACTGCAAATTATGACTAGATTATTGAGCATAGGAAAGAAGGGATAAAGAGTTTTATGTACAGAAAAGCATGAAAAGATTCTAGCCCTTCATGAAAAGAATGATGTGTTTCATGTATGAATGCCTGAGGAAGGGGACTCTCTCTATACTCTGAACACACTTACTGGTTGCCATTGATTTGACGAACTTTAACGGTGACCGGAATGATCAGTTGATCCGAGATCCCATTGCCATCCTTGCTGATCTGCTGCCAGACTGTAGACCGATCCTGGGGAATGTTCACTGTGGGTCCATTGTTGCTCCCACTGCTGGGTTTACTTCCCGAAAGGGGAATGTGAATGGTGGTGGGACCCGACTGGTTGGCATTGTAGTTGGGCCCAGTACCAGCTCCCGGGGGATGCTGATGGTGATTGTCCTTCAATGTAAGAATTGGCACATAGTTGCATAGTTTTTGGGACCAAAATTAGCTCGGAAAGAGGGGATAGATATAGCATATCTAAAGGTCTAATGTTGCATAGGTGGAAGAGAGGCGCATAAGCAAAAAGAGCTCGCTAAATTAATGGATGTGTCTCAAAAAAGGTGTTCGATCGAGTGAATGTGTCAAAAAATATGCCAATTAAGGTGAAATTGTGTTATAATTTATGCcaattatttgttgtttaatttttttatttgtatttttttttgtttcattttttgttttgtgttttgcaattttgaatttttgccTAAGCTTTTTTTACATCAATTTTCGCTACAATTAGGTGTGTTTTTATGTCGCTGGTTAGTTACTTGAACTTTCAACCCGATGACTATAAAATAACATAACAGGTTCCATTTAATACATTTAGGTACTTGTTGTACAGTGTAAACGCTTGACTAATTATGACTTAATCTAGAAtttcatttacatttataaatatcatagatatatgtatatatatagggtAAGAGTAGTTCTTTTTAGAGTAGGTTCGGATAGGTAACACATTTTGGTTTGCACTACGTAAAAACACATAatttccatttgttttttgtttttttttgtgggttttggCATTTACAGGTGTTCTAAAAgcttaaaatcaaaaaatattttaaaaaacgttcatcaaaaatataaacaaaatgcaaaaaatagCAGCATGCCATAtaggtttaaattaaaatgggaCACAAGGGTAAAAACATTTACAAAATACTGTTAAAGACATGATAAAAAACGTATAGTATATATAACAGAGAATTATGCATATACAGGGTTATAATAGCTATATAGTTGGTAGTTGAAGAAATTTTTTCAAGACCgacaaaatgcaattaaatcaatacaaaaaaaatctatgaTTAATTGAGTTTATCGGTTTCGGAAGCACCATCGATCTCTAATCGTTGGCTGTGTGCTTTTCCTGCAAACGCAAATGAAATgggcttttcttttctttgctATTTGGTGTGTTGGTGGTTGTGTGCTTGTGGGTGGTGCTTGTCTTTATATGTGCTTGGTGTTGGGTGTTGGTGTTTCTATTTCTTGAGCAGACTACTCTGGGCCTCAAACTCCTTCTCATTTGCATTTGAGGTTGAGCAGCTGATGAGCCCAAGGCCAACGGCACTGCCTGCACCGCCAGCACCACCTTCGACCGGTGGCTTGGTCACCACCCGGCCATTACGACCTTTTCCCCAGGGGAAAATTCTCGCCAATAAGCCCACCTCAGCGTCCAGTTTGTGCAGATCATCTGCCGCCGCCCTCTTGGTCATCTCTGGCATTATGTCGTCCAGGATCTTAAGCTCGCGACGCGTAAACACCAGATCCAAGGCCTTGCGTATGCCAATCATCACCACCAACATCAGCGGAAACAGGATGGAGGTCTGCGAGAAGGACTTGATCAGCCAGAGAATAATGAGACAGGCCAGCTGAATGATGGTGAACAAGTGAACGCGCTTAATGGGGACCTGaaaggaaattaaagaaattaaaagttataatAATCAGGAACTTTAAAAGACTAAAGAAGAAGCCTTAAAGTCCCCCCCCACTCACCTGTCGCAGGAACATATAATCCGGTTGGTACTTGGCCGGCATGAACATGATCAGTATGCGATCGAAGAACTGTAGACCCTTGAGCGAGGCCACTCCCATGTACAGAAAGACACCGAACAGGACCGGCATGGGTATGTGGCCGAGCAGCGGGGTCAACAGCACAGAAACTCCGATGGTCAGGAAGATCAGGATGTGGGTTACCCGCTGCTCGCGCACACCCAGGAACTGTGGCTTCTCACCAGGGGCCGAGCACTCAGATTCAAGCTTCAGTGAGTTCACGTGATTGATGCTCAAGACGGTGGCAGCCACGAACCTTGTGAAGAGagattaattaagaaattaattaaaaaatcatttaagaTTATTTAGATCTTTTCCAATCGCAACTCACCAAGGCAGACCCATCAAGCTGCAAATGGCAATCAAAATTGAGAGAATAAACAAATCCAAATGGTAGCCGCAGCCCTTCTTCAGCTTGTTCTCCTTGCGATTCACTATAACGGCGGTGATCTGCTGGTCCATAAAGATCAGGATGGTTCCAAGCAGGGCAGGAAATACTGCAATAATGGGCGACCACCAGGGATTCTTCTCAGAGAACGGTGGAATCAGCCAGCCGCGGGTGCTCAGAGTGGGCTTCAGCTCATTGGGAACCTCCAGCTTCTGGGTGGGTACGCCCAGCGAATAGTCAAAGAAGCTCATGGCAAAGATGGCAATCAACACGGAGAAGTCGCTAATGTACTGGCGGACGATCGAGGGGAAGAACAGGGCGTTCTTGAAGTCCTTCAGCAGGGTGGAGATGATAAAGGTGCCCGTGCAAAGAACCACCGACATCAGGAAAACATTCTCGGTGGGTGGCGTTCCGCAATCTCCGCCAACCAGGGTGCCATTGTAAGACTAAATaagattaataaaaatatttaaagtatttgaaATTACAAGAATTTATAGAATATATTGTAATATCTTGTATAATTAATTTACCTCACAATAATCCCAATTATACTTGGCATAATCCACCACACTGGCATTGCTCCCAATTGGCGGTGTACATACACAGTCGTATATCCCCTGATTGACTGGAAAGTTCTTCCCAATAACAACCACATTCTCAATGGCCTTGTAGATGAAAATGAAGGCAATCAGGGTGGCAAAATTCTCCTCGGTGAAGCGGGTTATGTAGCAGACGAGGGCACTGGCATCAATCGCGGTCAGGACGATGCAAATGCCGGCGACCCACATGCCGATCCAGAACCGGAAGGTCATGTATTCCCAGCCCATCTTCAGACAGAACTCGTAGATAATTGACTCAAAGACCAGGACTGGACCGGTGGACCCGAGAATTGTCAGCGGCTGACCCGAAAAGAAGCCATAGCCCATGCCACAGACGAACCCGGAAACCAGAGACTCCATCGCGGCCATGTGCTTGCCGGTGGCCTCCGCCAGGAGACCGCCGAACGTAATGATCGGGGAGAGGCAGGCAAAGTACAGGAAGATCCAGGAGGCAACGCACTGCATGGATAAAGCGTCCTTGTAGTCACTAATGTACCAGGGTATCTTCCGCTTGACGTCATTGATGAGACCGCCAAAGAGACGGCCTGTCCTGGACAAACCGGACTCCTCCCTTAAACGcgcctcttcctcctcctcgtccaccTCCTCCTTGGGCAGCTCTGGTGGTCGCTTTCGCACTTCCTGCGAGGGAATGGCTGCCGGTGGCTCAATACGAATGGTGGGATCCCATTCGCCAGGCGGTAAAACAGTGACAGCATCCAGGAACTCATCCACTCCGGCCAAAAGGTGATCCCGCTTCCGCGCACGGTAGGCCACCTCGTGGAAGATCTCATCGGACATCAGGGTGGCCATGGCCCGGCCAATCTCATGGAAGTTGCTCTGACTGCCTGGAGGGCCCAGCAGGATGAAGATGAATCTGCAAATTAATTTGGGATTCATTTTAGGTAAATAAAATGGCCTAAAAAGAGATCTTGAGCTCACCTGGTGGGCACTGGCACCTCGGTGAGATCGCCCATGACCGCCGCCGAACTTAAGCGAATGAAGCAGGAGAGCGTTCGCTCCAGGAAGTCCACCTCGCCCACTAGGATGTTGCTGGCCTCCGCGCCCGGCGGTATCTTGCGCATAAAGTGGGTGTTGCCCTTGTGCTGCTGCTCGTTTAGCTCGGTGCCGCTTCCCGGCCTGGCCATCGACTGGTTGCTGGGGCTCTTGACCATGTCCTCTGTGATCACCGGCAGGTTTTGTGCAGGTCGTGATTTTTTAGAATTAGATTTTTTCTCTGCATTAGTCGGGAGTTTGCAGGTTTTTTTGGTTTCACGGGGTGCAGGTTTTGGTAtcgtatattatattttttaggatACGTGCGTTGATAGGTATTACAACAATAATAAGAACAACAACATGTAGTTCAACACGTTACAACgatacaacaaaaaacataCGAAAAAAGAAGTGCAAAAGAGAGATATTGGATTAAATTCGGTTTTGGCTAAAAGATGCTGCAAGAGATTGTTCAAATTCGGTTCAGATACTGAGATAATGAAgcatgcaaaatatattttaaattggaaaGAAGTTAGTTTgagaagtgtgtgtgtgtgtgtgttaggtGACAAGCGTGCAGATGTGTGTTTTAtttgggtttttaatttttccttcaGAACCAATCCCTGCTTTTCGAATTCGAATAATCATTTCAACCTTCATGCAAATTTTGCCACCTTCTTAGGCCCTTTTTTCAAACCAATTCTATTTACAAAACTCCAAACTaccaaacaaatattcaatatttatatatcagGACTATTTAAACGATCAACAGACACGCAAAATCAAACGGTAAACAATAACGAACACGGTCAGTTCTTGAGTTGATTGAATTTCGACTTTGGACTTAGGTTCTTTACCGAGCGCTCTGTTGCTGGGTTTTCCACTGGGCACCGTTAGGAAACGCCCCatgccgccggcagcggtGCTCAGGTTTGGATTTCCATTGGTTCCGGGCGGTCCAGG
It contains:
- the Ndae1 gene encoding electroneutral sodium bicarbonate exchanger 1 isoform X2 produces the protein MAKNNEYIELPWTMNSSSGDDEAPKDPRTGGEDFTQQFTENDFEGHRAHTVYVGVHVPGGRRHSQRRRKHHHSGPGGGGGGGGGSIGGSGSVGGGAGKDNTSEKQQEVERPVTPPAQRVQFILGEDVNDGTHVSHPLFSEMGMLVKEGDEIEWKETARWIKFEEDVEEGGNRWSKPHVATLSLHSLFELRRLLVNGSVMLDMEADNLEVMADLVCDQMVSAGTLPPGVKDKVKDALLRRHRHQHEYAKKTRLPIIRSLADMRNQSSSKIEEHTLGATTPISLTASEPGPPGTNGNPNLSTAAGGMGRFLTVPSGKPSNRALEDMVKSPSNQSMARPGSGTELNEQQHKGNTHFMRKIPPGAEASNILVGEVDFLERTLSCFIRLSSAAVMGDLTEVPVPTRFIFILLGPPGSQSNFHEIGRAMATLMSDEIFHEVAYRARKRDHLLAGVDEFLDAVTVLPPGEWDPTIRIEPPAAIPSQEVRKRPPELPKEEVDEEEEEARLREESGLSRTGRLFGGLINDVKRKIPWYISDYKDALSMQCVASWIFLYFACLSPIITFGGLLAEATGKHMAAMESLVSGFVCGMGYGFFSGQPLTILGSTGPVLVFESIIYEFCLKMGWEYMTFRFWIGMWVAGICIVLTAIDASALVCYITRFTEENFATLIAFIFIYKAIENVVVIGKNFPVNQGIYDCVCTPPIGSNASVVDYAKYNWDYCESYNGTLVGGDCGTPPTENVFLMSVVLCTGTFIISTLLKDFKNALFFPSIVRQYISDFSVLIAIFAMSFFDYSLGVPTQKLEVPNELKPTLSTRGWLIPPFSEKNPWWSPIIAVFPALLGTILIFMDQQITAVIVNRKENKLKKGCGYHLDLFILSILIAICSLMGLPWFVAATVLSINHVNSLKLESECSAPGEKPQFLGVREQRVTHILIFLTIGVSVLLTPLLGHIPMPVLFGVFLYMGVASLKGLQFFDRILIMFMPAKYQPDYMFLRQVPIKRVHLFTIIQLACLIILWLIKSFSQTSILFPLMLVVMIGIRKALDLVFTRRELKILDDIMPEMTKRAAADDLHKLDAEDNHHQHPPGAGTGPNYNANQSGPTTIHIPLSGSKPSSGSNNGPTVNIPQDRSTVWQQISKDGNGISDQLIIPVTVKVRQINGNHAPPNATLSPRLSPMHEADEYSEAMTNPAGAQQQPQQPQQQPQQISNCKEAAARLEGSSSSQVPGPANITPV
- the Ndae1 gene encoding electroneutral sodium bicarbonate exchanger 1 isoform X7, whose amino-acid sequence is MPQQAQLKHIHGHGRLPRVIATDGSRPWTMNSSSGDDEAPKDPRTGGEDFTQQFTENDFEGHRAHTVYVGVHVPGGRRHSQRRRKHHHSGPGGGGGGGGGSIGGSGSVGGGAGKDNTSEKQQEVERPVTPPAQRVQFILGEDVNDGTHVSHPLFSEMGMLVKEGDEIEWKETARWIKFEEDVEEGGNRWSKPHVATLSLHSLFELRRLLVNGSVMLDMEADNLEVMADLVCDQMVSAGTLPPGVKDKVKDALLRRHRHQHEYAKKTRLPIIRSLADMRNQSSSKKDMVKSPSNQSMARPGSGTELNEQQHKGNTHFMRKIPPGAEASNILVGEVDFLERTLSCFIRLSSAAVMGDLTEVPVPTRFIFILLGPPGSQSNFHEIGRAMATLMSDEIFHEVAYRARKRDHLLAGVDEFLDAVTVLPPGEWDPTIRIEPPAAIPSQEVRKRPPELPKEEVDEEEEEARLREESGLSRTGRLFGGLINDVKRKIPWYISDYKDALSMQCVASWIFLYFACLSPIITFGGLLAEATGKHMAAMESLVSGFVCGMGYGFFSGQPLTILGSTGPVLVFESIIYEFCLKMGWEYMTFRFWIGMWVAGICIVLTAIDASALVCYITRFTEENFATLIAFIFIYKAIENVVVIGKNFPVNQGIYDCVCTPPIGSNASVVDYAKYNWDYCESYNGTLVGGDCGTPPTENVFLMSVVLCTGTFIISTLLKDFKNALFFPSIVRQYISDFSVLIAIFAMSFFDYSLGVPTQKLEVPNELKPTLSTRGWLIPPFSEKNPWWSPIIAVFPALLGTILIFMDQQITAVIVNRKENKLKKGCGYHLDLFILSILIAICSLMGLPWFVAATVLSINHVNSLKLESECSAPGEKPQFLGVREQRVTHILIFLTIGVSVLLTPLLGHIPMPVLFGVFLYMGVASLKGLQFFDRILIMFMPAKYQPDYMFLRQVPIKRVHLFTIIQLACLIILWLIKSFSQTSILFPLMLVVMIGIRKALDLVFTRRELKILDDIMPEMTKRAAADDLHKLDAEDNHHQHPPGAGTGPNYNANQSGPTTIHIPLSGSKPSSGSNNGPTVNIPQDRSTVWQQISKDGNGISDQLIIPVTVKVRQINGNHAPPNATLSPRLSPMHEADEYSEAMTNPAGAQQQPQQPQQQPQQISNCKEAAARLEGSSSSQVPGPANITPV
- the Ndae1 gene encoding electroneutral sodium bicarbonate exchanger 1 isoform X10; the protein is MAKNNEYIELPWTMNSSSGDDEAPKDPRTGGEDFTQQFTENDFEVTPPAQRVQFILGEDVNDGTHVSHPLFSEMGMLVKEGDEIEWKETARWIKFEEDVEEGGNRWSKPHVATLSLHSLFELRRLLVNGSVMLDMEADNLEVMADLVCDQMVSAGTLPPGVKDKVKDALLRRHRHQHEYAKKTRLPIIRSLADMRNQSSSKIEEHTLGATTPISLTASEPGPPGTNGNPNLSTAAGGMGRFLTVPSGKPSNRALEDMVKSPSNQSMARPGSGTELNEQQHKGNTHFMRKIPPGAEASNILVGEVDFLERTLSCFIRLSSAAVMGDLTEVPVPTRFIFILLGPPGSQSNFHEIGRAMATLMSDEIFHEVAYRARKRDHLLAGVDEFLDAVTVLPPGEWDPTIRIEPPAAIPSQEVRKRPPELPKEEVDEEEEEARLREESGLSRTGRLFGGLINDVKRKIPWYISDYKDALSMQCVASWIFLYFACLSPIITFGGLLAEATGKHMAAMESLVSGFVCGMGYGFFSGQPLTILGSTGPVLVFESIIYEFCLKMGWEYMTFRFWIGMWVAGICIVLTAIDASALVCYITRFTEENFATLIAFIFIYKAIENVVVIGKNFPVNQGIYDCVCTPPIGSNASVVDYAKYNWDYCESYNGTLVGGDCGTPPTENVFLMSVVLCTGTFIISTLLKDFKNALFFPSIVRQYISDFSVLIAIFAMSFFDYSLGVPTQKLEVPNELKPTLSTRGWLIPPFSEKNPWWSPIIAVFPALLGTILIFMDQQITAVIVNRKENKLKKGCGYHLDLFILSILIAICSLMGLPWFVAATVLSINHVNSLKLESECSAPGEKPQFLGVREQRVTHILIFLTIGVSVLLTPLLGHIPMPVLFGVFLYMGVASLKGLQFFDRILIMFMPAKYQPDYMFLRQVPIKRVHLFTIIQLACLIILWLIKSFSQTSILFPLMLVVMIGIRKALDLVFTRRELKILDDIMPEMTKRAAADDLHKLDAEDNHHQHPPGAGTGPNYNANQSGPTTIHIPLSGSKPSSGSNNGPTVNIPQDRSTVWQQISKDGNGISDQLIIPVTVKVRQINGNHAPPNATLSPRLSPMHEADEYSEAMTNPAGAQQQPQQPQQQPQQISNCKEAAARLEGSSSSQVPGPANITPV
- the Ndae1 gene encoding electroneutral sodium bicarbonate exchanger 1 isoform X6 — encoded protein: MAKNNEYIELPWTMNSSSGDDEAPKDPRTGGEDFTQQFTENDFEGHRAHTVYVGVHVPGGRRHSQRRRKHHHSGPGGGGGGGGGSIGGSGSVGGGAGKDNTSEKQQEVERPVTPPAQRVQFILGEDVNDGTHVSHPLFSEMGMLVKEGDEIEWKETARWIKFEEDVEEGGNRWSKPHVATLSLHSLFELRRLLVNGSVMLDMEADNLEVMADLVCDQMVSAGTLPPGVKDKVKDALLRRHRHQHEYAKKTRLPIIRSLADMRNQSSSKKKKSNSKKSRPAQNLPVITEDMVKSPSNQSMARPGSGTELNEQQHKGNTHFMRKIPPGAEASNILVGEVDFLERTLSCFIRLSSAAVMGDLTEVPVPTRFIFILLGPPGSQSNFHEIGRAMATLMSDEIFHEVAYRARKRDHLLAGVDEFLDAVTVLPPGEWDPTIRIEPPAAIPSQEVRKRPPELPKEEVDEEEEEARLREESGLSRTGRLFGGLINDVKRKIPWYISDYKDALSMQCVASWIFLYFACLSPIITFGGLLAEATGKHMAAMESLVSGFVCGMGYGFFSGQPLTILGSTGPVLVFESIIYEFCLKMGWEYMTFRFWIGMWVAGICIVLTAIDASALVCYITRFTEENFATLIAFIFIYKAIENVVVIGKNFPVNQGIYDCVCTPPIGSNASVVDYAKYNWDYCESYNGTLVGGDCGTPPTENVFLMSVVLCTGTFIISTLLKDFKNALFFPSIVRQYISDFSVLIAIFAMSFFDYSLGVPTQKLEVPNELKPTLSTRGWLIPPFSEKNPWWSPIIAVFPALLGTILIFMDQQITAVIVNRKENKLKKGCGYHLDLFILSILIAICSLMGLPWFVAATVLSINHVNSLKLESECSAPGEKPQFLGVREQRVTHILIFLTIGVSVLLTPLLGHIPMPVLFGVFLYMGVASLKGLQFFDRILIMFMPAKYQPDYMFLRQVPIKRVHLFTIIQLACLIILWLIKSFSQTSILFPLMLVVMIGIRKALDLVFTRRELKILDDIMPEMTKRAAADDLHKLDAEDNHHQHPPGAGTGPNYNANQSGPTTIHIPLSGSKPSSGSNNGPTVNIPQDRSTVWQQISKDGNGISDQLIIPVTVKVRQINGNHAPPNATLSPRLSPMHEADEYSEAMTNPAGAQQQPQQPQQQPQQISNCKEAAARLEGSSSSQVPGPANITPV